The following is a genomic window from Sphingobacterium spiritivorum.
GCCTGTGCAGGTGCCGGTTCTGTTTTAGGTCCCGGTACAACATCCACTAGCTCTACTTCAAAAATCAAAGGAGCATATGGAGGAATAGCACCGCCACCACCACGCTCGCCATATCCTAATTGTGAAGGAACGATGAAAGTAGCTTTACCACCTTTGTTTAATAACTGCAATCCTTCTGTCCAACCCTGGATTACAGGATCATGACCAATACGGAAACGGATAGGTTCGTATTGACGCATTGCGTTGTGAAGTTTGTTCTTTTTAGCCGCTTCAGCATTGTTTGTATCAAATACTTTTCCTGAAGTCAGGGATCCTGTGTAGTTTACAACTACAGTATCACCTATAGCAGGTTTAACACCTTTACCCTGATCTTTGATAACGTACTGAAGACCGGAAGCAGATTTCTTAGGCTCTAATTTGTTAGATTTGATGTATCCTGCAATTTTGCTTTCCTCAGATTTTTTCAAACCTTCTAATTCACCTTCAAAGTATTTGTTGATTTGTGCGTAAAGAGCAGAATCAGTCAGGTTACCTTTTTTGAAATGCTTTCTGACTTTGATTGTAAAGGTTACAAATTTATCTGCAAATTCAACTTTAGGCTGGCTCATTTTAGCTGCCATAGTATCTACATTCAGACGGAATACCGCACTGTCACCTTCTCCTAAGAATTTGAACATAGAGTTGTAATCTCCTTTGTAAAGTCCAGGGATACTATCTGGTGCAATATTTACGATTTGCGGTAAACCTAATTCGTACGTACTGTTTAATACAGAGTCTCTGTCAGAAGTAATGACCATATCTACAGATAACAAATCACCTGCTTTGGCTTTGTCGCCACCGTTGTCTTTTACTATTTTGTATTCAAGACCACCGTCACCTTTTTTAAAGTTCTGGCAAGCAGTTGATAATAATGCAACTGCTGATAATAATAGAATTGATTTCTTCATTTCTGTTTATTCACTATAGTTATTTTATTAATATTTCGTTGTATTCCGGTAATATGGATTTAAACTTATGGACTACACTTTGCAAATCTCCCTCGGAACTTCCGCCTGCCGCATTAAAGTGACCGCCTCCGTTGAAGTGTTTTCTTGCGATCTCATTGCAAGGTACATCACCGATTGAACGCAAAGATAATTTTATTAATTCAGTTCTGTCAATAATTAATGCAGCTAAACGAATTCCTTTTACAGAAAGGGCATAATTAACCAATCCTTCGGTATCACCAGTGGTCACCTGAAACTGTTCAAGATCTTGCTTTGAAACTGCAAAAAGAGCTGTATTA
Proteins encoded in this region:
- a CDS encoding FKBP-type peptidyl-prolyl cis-trans isomerase; the protein is MKKSILLLSAVALLSTACQNFKKGDGGLEYKIVKDNGGDKAKAGDLLSVDMVITSDRDSVLNSTYELGLPQIVNIAPDSIPGLYKGDYNSMFKFLGEGDSAVFRLNVDTMAAKMSQPKVEFADKFVTFTIKVRKHFKKGNLTDSALYAQINKYFEGELEGLKKSEESKIAGYIKSNKLEPKKSASGLQYVIKDQGKGVKPAIGDTVVVNYTGSLTSGKVFDTNNAEAAKKNKLHNAMRQYEPIRFRIGHDPVIQGWTEGLQLLNKGGKATFIVPSQLGYGERGGGGAIPPYAPLIFEVELVDVVPGPKTEPAPAQAAPVNVAPTAQAAPKTK